From Endozoicomonas sp. 8E, the proteins below share one genomic window:
- a CDS encoding MFS transporter, whose translation MRSFLKCSVVPDGYSKEQHERYSRLRLQILLGAFLSYSAYYLVRKNFVMVMPDLISEGYSKSELGMALSALALSYGISNLAMGYLADRIDVRKLMPLCLLGSAILSLVLGFSPLLQFPLIMIVITLALNGCIQGSGWPCSAKLIAHWFVRQERGTAMSIWNLSHNVGCGLLGPVAILAVTLFGSWQSKLYVPAFIAIIIAILGYLLLWDRPSQCQLPSPSSELPEELEIEQHKTSFVRTLQLFGQHCLTLPPLWILAVVNACTYFIRYGVIDWAPVYLTETKGFSFNASSWAFFAFEYAAIPGTLICGYVSDKHFKGKRAPMNALFMALVLISVIAYWNSPPGDTTHAVLSLISTGFLIYGPVMLVHVHIIDLVPLPFAATAAGFCGLFGYIFGATSANLLLGKVLDLYGWDACFQLLAGASFLALLLLLLLWLWENRHPDPTFEFSPTTPQSMTLSSK comes from the coding sequence ATGAGATCTTTCCTTAAATGCTCTGTTGTCCCTGATGGTTACTCCAAAGAGCAGCACGAACGCTATTCAAGATTAAGATTGCAGATTCTGCTTGGGGCTTTCCTATCTTATTCGGCCTATTACCTGGTTCGGAAAAACTTTGTCATGGTCATGCCCGACCTGATTTCAGAAGGCTACAGCAAATCTGAACTCGGAATGGCTCTGTCAGCATTGGCCCTCAGTTATGGGATCAGCAATCTGGCCATGGGATATCTGGCAGACCGTATTGATGTCCGTAAGCTAATGCCTCTGTGTCTTCTGGGCTCGGCGATACTCTCTCTGGTTCTTGGCTTTTCACCGTTGCTTCAGTTCCCGCTGATAATGATAGTGATCACCCTGGCCCTCAATGGCTGTATACAGGGTTCAGGGTGGCCATGCAGTGCCAAATTGATTGCTCACTGGTTCGTCAGGCAAGAGCGTGGCACAGCCATGAGCATTTGGAACCTGTCGCATAATGTCGGCTGCGGCCTGCTGGGGCCCGTTGCCATACTGGCAGTAACACTCTTTGGTAGCTGGCAAAGCAAGCTCTATGTTCCAGCATTTATAGCCATCATTATTGCCATACTGGGGTATCTGCTTTTATGGGACAGACCCTCTCAATGTCAGCTACCGTCGCCTTCCTCGGAATTGCCGGAAGAACTGGAGATAGAACAACACAAAACGTCCTTTGTCCGAACGCTTCAGCTGTTCGGCCAGCATTGCCTGACTTTGCCACCGCTCTGGATTCTGGCCGTCGTGAACGCCTGCACTTATTTCATTCGTTACGGTGTTATTGATTGGGCTCCAGTCTACCTGACAGAAACCAAAGGCTTTAGCTTCAACGCCTCAAGCTGGGCTTTCTTCGCTTTTGAGTATGCCGCTATTCCTGGAACCCTTATTTGCGGCTACGTGAGCGATAAGCACTTCAAAGGCAAGCGTGCTCCCATGAATGCACTTTTTATGGCACTGGTACTCATTTCGGTCATTGCATACTGGAACTCACCACCAGGCGACACCACTCACGCCGTACTCTCGCTGATCTCCACCGGCTTTTTAATCTACGGCCCGGTCATGTTGGTACACGTTCATATTATTGATCTGGTACCTTTACCCTTTGCTGCCACTGCGGCCGGTTTCTGTGGACTCTTTGGCTATATTTTCGGAGCCACTTCCGCCAACCTGTTACTTGGAAAAGTACTCGACCTTTACGGCTGGGACGCCTGCTTCCAACTGTTAGCTGGTGCCAGCTTCCTGGCTCTGCTACTGCTTTTACTCCTCTGGCTATGGGAAAACAGGCACCCTGACCCTACGTTCGAGTTCAGCCCAACCACACCACAATCCATGACGCTTTCATCAAAATAA
- the focA gene encoding formate transporter FocA, whose product MQTNNNPQSGCVPPSEIARLAEDAAVGKTQKHPEVTFVLAVLAGIFISLAGMFYTIVTTGTEGLPYGMTKLVGGLTFSMGLMMVVLCGAELFTSNTLLLMGRATRRLNIAQITRNWTLVYFGNMTGAFFMVAMLMGVSQYQGAHGGVGINYMYIANAKMGHNFIQAMMLGILCNLVVCLTYWMTLSARSAAGKMLACTLPVACFLAAGFEHSIANMFLLPMGLLIKNIAAPEFWAATGYSADAFSNVTAFNMIVMNIIPATIGNIIGGGVMVGLSYWFVHLRERD is encoded by the coding sequence ATGCAAACCAACAACAACCCACAATCTGGCTGCGTACCTCCTTCTGAAATTGCCCGTCTGGCAGAAGACGCCGCTGTGGGTAAAACCCAAAAACACCCTGAAGTAACCTTTGTCCTTGCCGTTCTGGCTGGTATTTTTATCTCTCTGGCGGGCATGTTTTACACCATCGTCACCACAGGAACAGAGGGTCTGCCCTATGGTATGACCAAGCTGGTCGGTGGACTGACTTTCAGTATGGGTCTGATGATGGTCGTACTCTGTGGAGCCGAACTGTTTACCAGTAATACCCTGTTGCTGATGGGTCGAGCCACCCGTCGCCTCAACATAGCCCAGATCACCAGGAACTGGACACTGGTCTACTTCGGTAACATGACCGGTGCCTTTTTCATGGTGGCCATGCTCATGGGAGTGAGTCAATACCAGGGCGCTCATGGTGGTGTAGGCATCAACTATATGTATATTGCCAATGCCAAAATGGGTCACAATTTCATCCAGGCCATGATGCTGGGTATCCTCTGTAATCTTGTTGTCTGTCTCACTTATTGGATGACTCTGAGCGCACGTTCTGCAGCCGGAAAAATGCTCGCTTGCACGTTACCCGTTGCCTGCTTCCTGGCAGCCGGATTTGAGCACTCCATTGCCAACATGTTCCTGCTCCCTATGGGCTTGCTGATCAAAAACATTGCCGCGCCTGAATTCTGGGCAGCCACAGGCTACAGTGCTGACGCTTTCAGCAATGTCACGGCCTTCAACATGATTGTCATGAATATCATCCCTGCAACCATCGGCAACATCATTGGTGGTGGTGTCATGGTAGGTCTGAGCTACTGGTTTGTTCACCTTCGCGAGCGTGACTGA
- a CDS encoding S41 family peptidase, translating into MTKSFSTSRQPMPQWIKAAVLALASGFALQGWSAPIDRGEKPAPAAVEPAEPEADAKAAKEEKKGALPLEELRTFTEVLQLIKSAYVEDIDDKTLLDNAIQGMVSGLDPHSSYLKPDDFKELEINTSGKFGGLGIEVGMENGFIKVIAPIDDTPAQKAGVKAGDLIIKLDDVSVKGMTLMESVDKMRGKPGEPIKLTIVREGTPKPINLVVKRDIIKVQSVKSRVLEDGYGYIRLSQFQSESDKEVVEHLNQLKKSQNGKLKGLVLDLRNNPGGVLQSAVGVVDAFIKEGLIVYTKGNIPNSQLSFKASKDDPSEGMPLVVLINGGSASASEIVAGALQDHHRAVLVGTESFGKGSVQTVLPLSNNKEKGLKLTTALYYTPNGRSIQAEGIKPDIFVPRAKVTPEEDISDYKEADLQGHLTNGNRKSEKGNHKKSKQLKGKQKDESDSLAEQDYQLSQALNVLKGIHINATRDKKKPSALAEEPKETMKTATTL; encoded by the coding sequence ATGACAAAATCTTTTTCTACTTCCCGGCAGCCGATGCCACAATGGATAAAAGCCGCTGTGCTGGCATTGGCATCCGGGTTTGCCCTGCAAGGCTGGTCAGCTCCTATTGACCGGGGAGAGAAGCCCGCCCCGGCAGCCGTTGAACCCGCCGAGCCAGAAGCCGATGCCAAAGCGGCAAAGGAAGAGAAGAAAGGCGCACTGCCACTGGAAGAGTTGCGTACCTTCACCGAGGTCCTGCAACTTATCAAAAGTGCCTATGTTGAAGATATAGATGATAAGACTCTTCTGGATAATGCGATCCAGGGTATGGTTTCAGGCCTGGACCCCCATTCCTCTTACCTGAAACCAGACGACTTTAAAGAACTTGAAATCAATACCTCCGGAAAGTTTGGCGGGCTGGGTATCGAAGTCGGTATGGAAAACGGTTTTATCAAGGTCATCGCTCCTATTGATGACACCCCGGCCCAGAAAGCCGGCGTAAAGGCGGGCGACCTGATCATCAAGCTGGATGACGTTTCCGTAAAAGGTATGACTCTGATGGAGTCTGTCGACAAGATGCGTGGCAAGCCCGGAGAGCCCATCAAGTTGACGATAGTTCGTGAAGGGACGCCCAAGCCCATTAACCTGGTTGTCAAACGCGACATCATCAAAGTGCAAAGTGTTAAGTCCCGGGTTCTGGAGGATGGCTATGGGTACATTCGCCTGAGCCAGTTCCAGTCTGAATCCGACAAGGAAGTGGTTGAACACCTTAACCAACTCAAAAAGTCTCAGAACGGGAAACTGAAGGGTCTGGTACTTGATCTTCGAAACAACCCCGGCGGTGTTCTTCAGTCAGCAGTGGGAGTTGTAGACGCCTTTATCAAAGAAGGACTGATCGTCTACACCAAAGGAAATATCCCCAACTCTCAGCTCAGCTTTAAAGCCAGCAAAGATGATCCTTCCGAAGGTATGCCTCTGGTAGTACTCATCAATGGCGGTTCAGCATCGGCTTCTGAAATCGTCGCTGGAGCCCTGCAAGACCATCACAGAGCCGTTCTGGTCGGCACCGAATCTTTCGGCAAAGGCTCCGTTCAGACTGTACTGCCTCTGAGCAATAATAAAGAGAAAGGTCTGAAACTTACTACGGCTCTCTATTACACACCCAATGGTCGTTCAATTCAGGCTGAGGGTATAAAGCCTGACATTTTTGTACCAAGAGCTAAAGTGACACCTGAAGAAGACATATCCGATTACAAGGAAGCGGACTTGCAGGGTCATCTTACCAACGGCAATAGGAAGTCTGAAAAAGGCAACCACAAGAAAAGCAAACAGCTTAAAGGCAAGCAGAAGGACGAGTCGGATTCTCTGGCCGAGCAGGATTATCAGTTAAGCCAGGCTCTTAATGTTCTTAAGGGCATTCACATAAATGCCACCCGGGACAAGAAAAAGCCCTCCGCATTGGCCGAAGAACCCAAAGAGACTATGAAAACAGCAACGACTCTCTAA
- a CDS encoding murein hydrolase activator EnvC family protein has protein sequence MFAVALTLFNFMNSGTAHAESVEKESPQAQLEAINGDIKHLKKLLDKLNNERSSAERHLQSAETEISQLQNSIRKIEKTLEQGQADIKKLESRQQALTAQKNKEKSRIANSVRSVYFASRDNRLKLLLNQEDPEEVSRHLTYLKHLQKAQLEAIEAFEKTLTDIEDNRQQQQALNDRLEEQQADLTQKQDRLIKSRNDRKQLISRINHQFKSNDRELDSLNQQKQQLQTLLAQLAARKPASSAIQQSRGKLSWPVKGRVLYGFNQQRPDTRMRWKGILISVKAGTKVSAIHDGTVIFSDWLRGYGQLIIVDHGNHYLSLYAHNQWLLKKEGETVLAGEELALSGQSGGQSEPGVYLEIRHKGKPQNPVPWLSKL, from the coding sequence ATGTTCGCCGTAGCCCTGACTCTGTTCAATTTTATGAACAGCGGAACGGCCCACGCAGAATCCGTGGAAAAAGAATCCCCCCAGGCCCAGCTGGAGGCGATCAACGGAGACATTAAACATCTGAAAAAGCTGCTGGACAAGCTCAACAACGAACGCTCATCTGCCGAGAGGCATTTGCAATCTGCCGAAACAGAAATAAGCCAGCTGCAAAACTCTATTCGTAAAATAGAAAAAACTCTGGAGCAGGGGCAAGCCGACATAAAAAAGCTCGAAAGCCGTCAGCAGGCTCTGACGGCGCAGAAAAATAAAGAAAAAAGTCGCATCGCCAACAGTGTACGCTCCGTTTACTTTGCCAGCCGCGACAATCGGCTGAAGTTACTATTGAATCAGGAAGACCCGGAAGAAGTATCCAGGCACCTGACCTACCTGAAGCATCTTCAGAAAGCTCAGCTGGAGGCTATCGAAGCTTTCGAGAAAACGCTGACCGACATAGAAGACAACAGACAACAGCAGCAGGCTCTGAACGACAGGCTGGAAGAACAGCAAGCGGACCTTACCCAAAAACAGGACCGGTTGATTAAATCCAGAAATGACCGGAAACAGTTAATCTCCAGAATTAATCATCAATTCAAAAGCAATGACCGGGAGCTGGACTCCCTCAATCAACAAAAGCAACAGCTTCAGACCCTTCTGGCCCAGCTGGCTGCCAGAAAACCAGCCAGTTCTGCTATTCAGCAGTCCAGGGGAAAACTTTCCTGGCCGGTTAAAGGTCGGGTTTTGTATGGTTTCAACCAGCAGCGACCAGATACCCGAATGCGCTGGAAGGGAATTCTTATTTCGGTAAAAGCCGGAACCAAAGTCAGTGCCATACACGACGGCACTGTCATTTTTTCTGACTGGCTAAGAGGTTACGGTCAGCTGATCATTGTAGACCACGGCAATCATTACCTGTCACTGTACGCACATAACCAATGGCTACTGAAGAAAGAAGGTGAGACAGTTCTGGCCGGAGAGGAATTGGCACTCAGCGGTCAGTCAGGGGGACAGAGCGAACCCGGAGTCTATCTGGAAATCCGACACAAGGGAAAGCCGCAGAATCCGGTTCCATGGCTATCAAAATTGTAA
- a CDS encoding MBL fold metallo-hydrolase: MALALDESRDWYLVDCGEGTQQRLLTKSPQRTESPQRTESPQRIESPGPQRTKSRYTLSNLAGIFITHVHGDHIFGLPGLITSASMQGRRAPLMICAPEGVESFVRHSLKCAAVRNMPFELNFIRSDQSGFHFQDKNFKVTSHELSHRVPSYAYRFAEKPVIQSMDQDKLAALGVPRGALWGELQNGNSVTSPDGRVIHPRDVRQPPRSGRVAIIGGDNDQPDLLIDAMKGVDVLVHEATFTEPVLEKVGPQYMHSTARMVGEAAEKGGVSHIILTHISGRYRKHASDFASSVEALRSEAQAVFSGQIELAEDFACWALDRERKLTRME, from the coding sequence ATGGCTCTGGCTCTGGATGAAAGTCGAGACTGGTATCTGGTTGATTGTGGTGAAGGAACTCAGCAGCGACTGCTGACAAAGAGCCCTCAGCGAACAGAGAGCCCTCAGCGAACAGAGAGCCCTCAGCGGATAGAGAGCCCAGGCCCTCAGCGAACAAAGAGCCGTTACACCCTGTCCAATCTTGCAGGTATCTTCATTACCCACGTTCATGGTGACCACATTTTTGGACTGCCAGGCTTGATCACCAGTGCCAGTATGCAGGGCAGGAGAGCCCCTTTAATGATCTGTGCACCAGAAGGCGTGGAAAGTTTTGTCAGACACTCACTCAAATGTGCTGCCGTTCGCAATATGCCCTTTGAACTGAATTTTATTCGCAGTGATCAATCGGGTTTTCACTTTCAGGATAAGAATTTTAAAGTGACTTCCCATGAGCTGTCCCATCGCGTTCCCAGCTATGCCTACCGCTTCGCAGAGAAGCCTGTTATTCAATCAATGGATCAGGACAAACTGGCAGCGTTGGGCGTGCCGAGGGGAGCGCTTTGGGGTGAGTTGCAGAATGGCAATAGTGTCACCTCACCGGACGGTAGGGTTATTCATCCTCGAGATGTAAGACAGCCGCCCCGGTCGGGCAGGGTGGCTATTATTGGTGGCGATAATGACCAGCCTGATCTGTTGATAGACGCCATGAAAGGTGTTGATGTGCTGGTGCATGAAGCCACCTTCACGGAGCCTGTTCTGGAAAAAGTCGGACCCCAATATATGCACAGTACAGCCAGAATGGTGGGTGAAGCAGCCGAAAAAGGTGGAGTGAGTCATATCATCCTGACTCACATCAGTGGTCGTTATCGAAAACATGCCTCTGACTTTGCCTCATCGGTTGAAGCACTCAGAAGCGAAGCTCAAGCGGTTTTCAGTGGCCAGATTGAGTTGGCCGAAGATTTCGCCTGTTGGGCTTTGGACAGGGAAAGAAAACTGACTCGAATGGAATAA
- a CDS encoding HigA family addiction module antitoxin — protein sequence MSKRIRSRKPTHPGQIVKMDVLEPLDLSVTEAAKVLNVSRKHLSAFVNERIPCSKDMAKRLAIALGTSVDVWLGMQNALDIWEMENSNDECYQAVGKLATG from the coding sequence ATGTCCAAGAGAATCAGAAGCAGAAAGCCGACCCATCCCGGACAGATTGTAAAAATGGATGTGCTTGAGCCTTTGGATCTTTCGGTCACTGAAGCGGCAAAAGTTCTGAATGTTTCCAGAAAGCATTTATCCGCTTTCGTGAACGAACGAATACCATGCAGCAAGGATATGGCCAAGCGTTTGGCTATTGCTCTGGGTACCTCTGTAGATGTATGGCTCGGAATGCAAAATGCTCTGGATATTTGGGAAATGGAAAACAGTAATGATGAGTGTTATCAGGCCGTAGGAAAACTGGCTACCGGCTGA
- a CDS encoding type II toxin-antitoxin system RelE/ParE family toxin has protein sequence MAIQTFLHKGLEDYFYDGTTKGITPKHKNRIARLLDILDQAKKPRDMRIPGFNFHKLEPKTAGRYSVHVNGPWCITFEFEGQDAIRVDYEQYH, from the coding sequence ATGGCAATACAGACATTCCTTCACAAAGGTTTGGAAGATTATTTTTACGATGGCACAACCAAAGGGATAACCCCGAAACATAAGAATCGTATAGCCCGATTGCTAGATATTCTTGACCAGGCAAAGAAACCGCGTGATATGAGGATTCCAGGCTTCAACTTTCACAAGCTGGAGCCAAAAACAGCAGGTCGTTATTCGGTCCATGTAAACGGGCCCTGGTGCATCACCTTTGAGTTTGAAGGGCAGGATGCAATCAGAGTTGATTATGAGCAGTACCACTGA